The Gillisia sp. Hel_I_86 genome has a segment encoding these proteins:
- a CDS encoding M1 family metallopeptidase encodes MKQLFLLFSLAFYVVGYAQYDGSLEQTNKVDFLQMDAEVSILPQKKSVEGKVVYRFKILDPQDSIFIDAKNMQFSEVLLNGKKVPYTNDSSRIWIKSAFSPKKEYQLHLKYTAKPKQAMYFINWDAPNNSNGSKQVWTQGQGRDNSNWLPSFDDMTEKLIFNLTINFNKGYQVISNGGLAKKTALNDSITQWKFKMEKPMSSYLVAVAAGKYDKLTLQSKTAVPIHLYFEPKDSLKAEPTYRHTKEIFDFFEEEIGVPYPWENYKQVPVQDFLFAGMENTGTTIFSDALVIDSTAFVDQNYVFVNAHELVHQWFGNMVTETNGKHHWLHEGFATYYAWMAEKGIFGEDYFYWKLYESAEQLKELSDSGKGESLLDPKASSLTFYQKGAWALHILKELIGEDNFRKAIKSYLIENAYSNVTTEDFVRAVEEVSKIDISAWKQDWLQQSAFQGTEALVSLKRSGFITKYMELASLRETSILNKKEYLEKALDFPVNEYIGQETVFQLSGESLQETVPLYKKALETNNVMLRQAVAVSIDSIPSALKSEFIELLEDDSYITKENALLKSWLQFPEETLRFLNSTQGIHGFQNKNVRLLWLVINLVSPEIDPEKKPAYFEELSGYTSETLPFGLRQNAFGYLYQINAFTEQNLLDLLEGAQHHTYSFRNYCRSLLDKLLKEEEYRTKYVALSTVMENPDLEFLTKRLQN; translated from the coding sequence ATGAAACAACTATTCCTATTGTTTTCTTTAGCATTCTATGTTGTTGGATATGCACAATATGATGGTTCATTGGAGCAAACCAATAAAGTCGATTTTCTACAAATGGATGCTGAAGTAAGTATTCTTCCGCAGAAGAAAAGTGTAGAAGGAAAGGTAGTTTATCGTTTTAAAATACTCGATCCGCAAGATTCTATTTTTATCGATGCCAAGAACATGCAGTTTTCTGAAGTGCTGCTAAATGGTAAAAAAGTGCCATACACTAACGATAGCTCTAGAATCTGGATAAAATCTGCTTTTTCACCTAAAAAAGAATACCAGCTTCATTTAAAGTATACTGCCAAACCAAAACAAGCTATGTATTTTATCAATTGGGACGCTCCCAACAATTCAAACGGGAGTAAACAAGTGTGGACGCAAGGACAAGGGAGGGATAATTCCAATTGGTTACCAAGTTTTGACGATATGACCGAAAAATTGATTTTCAACCTCACAATCAATTTTAATAAGGGGTATCAGGTTATTTCGAATGGAGGATTAGCAAAAAAAACCGCGCTCAACGATTCCATTACCCAATGGAAATTTAAGATGGAGAAACCTATGAGCAGTTACTTGGTGGCTGTTGCTGCGGGTAAATATGATAAACTCACTCTGCAATCTAAAACTGCTGTTCCCATTCATTTATATTTTGAACCTAAGGATTCCCTTAAGGCAGAACCCACCTATAGACATACTAAAGAAATCTTCGATTTTTTTGAAGAAGAAATAGGAGTGCCCTATCCATGGGAAAACTACAAACAGGTTCCCGTTCAGGATTTCCTATTTGCGGGGATGGAAAATACGGGAACAACCATCTTTTCAGATGCTTTGGTAATTGATTCTACGGCTTTCGTAGATCAGAACTATGTTTTTGTGAATGCCCATGAACTTGTCCACCAGTGGTTTGGTAATATGGTTACGGAAACCAATGGAAAACACCATTGGTTGCACGAAGGTTTCGCAACGTATTATGCATGGATGGCCGAAAAAGGGATTTTTGGAGAAGATTATTTTTACTGGAAATTATACGAATCTGCAGAACAGTTGAAAGAATTAAGCGATTCCGGGAAAGGAGAGTCTTTGTTAGACCCGAAGGCGAGTTCCCTCACGTTTTATCAGAAAGGGGCTTGGGCATTGCATATTTTAAAAGAATTGATTGGGGAAGATAATTTTAGGAAAGCGATTAAAAGTTATCTCATAGAAAATGCATATTCCAATGTAACTACTGAAGATTTTGTACGAGCAGTAGAGGAAGTATCAAAAATCGATATTTCTGCCTGGAAACAAGATTGGTTGCAACAAAGTGCTTTTCAAGGTACCGAAGCATTGGTTTCCTTAAAGAGATCTGGATTTATCACAAAATATATGGAACTGGCTTCTTTGAGGGAAACTTCAATTTTAAATAAAAAAGAATATTTAGAAAAAGCCCTGGATTTTCCTGTGAACGAATACATAGGACAAGAAACTGTTTTTCAGTTGTCTGGGGAGAGCCTTCAGGAGACAGTCCCGCTTTATAAAAAAGCGCTGGAAACAAATAATGTGATGCTTAGGCAAGCCGTGGCCGTGAGTATAGATTCGATTCCTTCAGCATTAAAATCAGAATTTATAGAGCTGTTAGAAGATGACTCTTATATCACAAAAGAAAATGCACTTTTGAAATCATGGCTTCAATTTCCTGAAGAAACCTTGAGGTTTTTAAATAGTACCCAAGGCATTCACGGCTTTCAAAACAAGAATGTAAGACTGTTGTGGTTGGTCATTAATTTGGTAAGCCCGGAAATAGATCCAGAAAAAAAACCAGCCTATTTTGAAGAATTATCGGGATATACGAGTGAAACGCTACCTTTTGGCCTAAGGCAAAACGCCTTTGGATATCTGTACCAAATAAATGCTTTTACTGAGCAGAATTTATTGGACCTTTTGGAAGGAGCGCAACACCATACATATAGCTTTAGAAATTATTGTAGAAGTTTATTGGATAAATTGTTGAAAGAAGAAGAATACCGCACAAAATATGTAGCTTTAAGTACTGTTATGGAAAATCCAGACTTAGAATTTCTAACCAAAAGATTACAAAACTAA
- a CDS encoding patatin family protein — translation MRALVISGGGSKGAFAGGVAQYLMEEEGKKYDLFLGTSTGSLLIPHLADGNIKKVYDIYTNVNQKKIFSINPFVVKKKDGREYVTINYFNMFLQFAKKKRTFGESKNLRKHIKKHFSEENFNSVKNKAKDVVVTVSNLSKNRVEYKSIQEFSYDDFCDWIWISCNYIPFMSLATKNGYEYADGGLGCVVPIREAIKRGATEVDAIILEAENMEYNKVLGKNPFSLMINLFGFLLDQVEYHDVVEGKLAAMNKQVKLNTYYTPVQLTENSLVFNKKAMTSWWQQGFDYAMERGIQKKNEQTLSFKKIL, via the coding sequence ATGCGAGCATTGGTAATTTCAGGTGGCGGAAGTAAAGGAGCTTTCGCCGGGGGGGTAGCCCAATATTTAATGGAAGAAGAAGGCAAGAAATATGACTTGTTTCTTGGAACCTCTACGGGTAGTTTGCTAATTCCCCATTTAGCAGATGGCAACATTAAAAAAGTATATGATATCTACACGAATGTTAATCAAAAAAAGATCTTTAGCATAAATCCATTTGTGGTAAAAAAGAAAGATGGTCGGGAATATGTGACCATCAATTATTTCAATATGTTTCTACAGTTTGCCAAAAAGAAGCGAACGTTTGGAGAAAGCAAGAATTTGCGAAAACACATTAAAAAGCATTTTTCTGAAGAAAATTTTAATTCAGTAAAAAACAAAGCAAAAGATGTGGTTGTTACGGTATCCAATCTGTCCAAAAACAGGGTGGAATATAAATCTATCCAGGAGTTTTCTTACGATGATTTTTGCGATTGGATCTGGATCTCTTGCAACTATATTCCCTTTATGAGCCTTGCTACCAAAAATGGTTATGAGTATGCCGATGGGGGTTTGGGCTGCGTTGTGCCTATTAGGGAAGCTATAAAACGCGGCGCAACCGAAGTAGATGCGATTATTTTGGAGGCCGAGAATATGGAGTACAACAAAGTGCTTGGTAAAAATCCTTTTTCATTGATGATAAACCTCTTCGGATTTTTACTGGATCAGGTAGAATACCACGATGTGGTGGAAGGAAAACTTGCCGCTATGAACAAACAGGTAAAATTGAACACTTATTACACCCCTGTTCAATTAACCGAGAATTCCTTGGTTTTTAATAAAAAAGCGATGACTTCTTGGTGGCAACAAGGTTTCGATTATGCCATGGAGCGCGGTATTCAAAAGAAAAATGAGCAAACCTTGTCTTTTAAGAAGATTCTTTAA
- a CDS encoding FMN-binding glutamate synthase family protein — protein sequence MNDLLDILGSIPWWAWVLIFLVLVTIKDIFFSKEHIIKHNFPVVGHLRYFLESIGPELRQYIVASDREELPFNRNERGWIYASAKNENNYESFGTDEDIYRTNYIFINNSMLAYKLEKSHPNFEHPYFIACAKVMGSFNKTRRPYRPTSIINVSAISFGSLYAKAVESLNKGCLLANAYHNTGKGGLSPYHKMGADVVFHFGTGYFGVRGDDGNFSMDKLLKLVKENPQVRAIEVKLSQGAKPGKGGVLPASKITQEIAEIRHVPLGKDILSPPTHSAFINVAEMVDFIEEIAEATGLPVGIKSAIGHLKQWEELAQIMKETNRGPDFITVDGGEGGTGAAPPSFADHVSLPFINAFTNLYNVFLKQGITERIVFIASGKLGFPDKAAMALAMGADCINVAREAMISIGCIQAQACHNNTCPTGITTHNRWLQAGINVKDKADRVNFYFTKFKKELLEITPACGYEHPSQFTMDDVDINLSDKNITKTLASTFKYQKTRVPFTSVQAHMDCPYLGGTYSKGKEVKTKEAETEETSVYNTN from the coding sequence ATGAATGATCTATTAGATATACTTGGAAGTATACCTTGGTGGGCTTGGGTTCTAATTTTCCTAGTCCTTGTAACCATAAAGGATATCTTCTTCAGTAAAGAACATATTATAAAACACAACTTTCCGGTGGTGGGCCATTTGCGCTATTTCTTGGAAAGCATAGGTCCTGAACTAAGGCAGTATATTGTTGCCAGTGACAGGGAAGAGCTTCCTTTTAATAGAAATGAACGCGGATGGATCTACGCCTCGGCTAAAAACGAGAATAATTATGAAAGCTTTGGTACCGATGAGGATATCTATAGGACCAATTATATTTTCATAAATAATTCCATGCTTGCCTATAAACTGGAAAAATCACATCCTAATTTTGAACATCCTTATTTTATTGCCTGTGCCAAGGTAATGGGTTCTTTCAATAAAACGAGAAGGCCTTATAGACCTACATCCATCATCAATGTTTCTGCCATTAGTTTTGGATCGCTCTATGCCAAGGCTGTAGAATCCCTAAATAAAGGTTGTTTATTGGCCAATGCATACCATAATACGGGAAAAGGTGGACTTTCCCCTTATCACAAAATGGGAGCAGATGTGGTGTTTCATTTTGGGACAGGATATTTTGGGGTTCGTGGAGATGACGGGAATTTTTCCATGGACAAGCTATTAAAATTGGTTAAGGAGAATCCACAGGTAAGAGCCATTGAGGTTAAGTTATCTCAAGGAGCCAAACCGGGAAAAGGGGGTGTGCTGCCAGCTTCTAAGATCACTCAAGAAATTGCTGAAATACGCCATGTGCCTCTAGGAAAAGACATCCTATCCCCACCAACTCATTCTGCTTTTATCAACGTAGCTGAAATGGTGGATTTTATTGAAGAAATTGCAGAAGCTACAGGCTTACCAGTGGGAATAAAATCGGCTATTGGACATTTAAAACAATGGGAGGAATTGGCACAAATAATGAAGGAAACCAATCGTGGACCGGATTTTATTACCGTAGACGGTGGCGAAGGTGGTACTGGAGCCGCTCCCCCAAGTTTCGCAGATCATGTTTCCCTGCCTTTTATAAATGCATTTACAAATTTGTACAATGTTTTTCTGAAGCAAGGAATTACAGAAAGAATTGTATTTATTGCTAGTGGTAAGCTCGGTTTTCCCGATAAAGCCGCGATGGCCTTAGCGATGGGAGCAGATTGCATTAATGTGGCCCGGGAAGCGATGATAAGTATTGGTTGTATCCAAGCACAAGCTTGCCATAACAACACCTGCCCAACAGGAATCACCACCCATAATAGATGGTTACAAGCGGGAATCAATGTTAAGGATAAGGCAGATAGGGTGAATTTCTATTTTACAAAATTCAAAAAGGAACTGCTGGAGATTACCCCTGCTTGCGGTTATGAACATCCTTCACAATTTACAATGGACGATGTAGATATTAATTTAAGTGATAAGAATATAACAAAAACCCTAGCTTCAACGTTTAAGTACCAAAAAACCAGGGTGCCATTTACCTCTGTACAGGCACATATGGACTGTCCATATCTGGGTGGAACATACTCCAAAGGAAAAGAAGTAAAAACCAAAGAAGCAGAAACCGAAGAAACCTCTGTATACAACACAAATTAA
- a CDS encoding amidohydrolase, with translation MKYTFFCLSFLFATGTQAQMTPDMESQINEIEPKVIEWRRDFHEHPELSNREFKTAEKIAKHLESLGLEVQTGVAKTGVVGILKGNNPGKVVALRADIDALPVTEINELPFKSEVTTEFLGTSTGVMHACGHDTHTAILMGVAEILSKNKDKINGTVKFIFQPAEEGPPPGEKGGASVMIEEGVLKNPDVDAIFGLHINSSTPVGTIRYKPEGTMAAVERFVINVQGKQTHGSAPWSGTDPILISAKIIDGLQTIISRDSKLVDGAAVITVGKITSGVRFNIIPESAELIGTIRTLDADMKAKILKRMSEMVPAIAKAYGGDASIEFQNNTAITYNDPALTEKMLPTLQNIAGKNKVELVKATTGGEDFSFFQEVVPGFYFFLGGQTPGATDAAPHHTPDFFIDESGMLLGVKVMSQLALDYLHN, from the coding sequence CTGTTTGTCTTTCTTGTTTGCAACAGGAACTCAAGCCCAAATGACACCCGATATGGAATCTCAAATTAACGAGATTGAACCAAAAGTGATAGAATGGAGAAGGGATTTTCATGAACATCCAGAACTTTCAAACCGGGAATTTAAAACTGCTGAAAAAATAGCAAAACATCTTGAGAGCCTAGGACTAGAAGTACAAACCGGAGTTGCAAAAACTGGGGTCGTTGGTATTTTAAAAGGGAATAATCCAGGAAAAGTAGTTGCTTTAAGAGCCGATATCGATGCCCTACCGGTAACCGAAATAAATGAGTTGCCTTTTAAATCTGAAGTTACCACAGAATTTTTAGGAACCAGTACTGGGGTTATGCACGCCTGCGGTCATGATACCCACACCGCAATTTTAATGGGAGTTGCCGAAATACTTTCCAAAAATAAAGATAAGATAAACGGTACGGTAAAATTCATTTTTCAACCAGCAGAAGAAGGTCCACCCCCGGGAGAAAAAGGAGGAGCTTCGGTAATGATTGAAGAAGGAGTGCTTAAAAACCCAGACGTAGATGCTATTTTTGGGTTACATATAAATTCTAGTACCCCTGTTGGGACCATTCGGTACAAACCAGAAGGCACCATGGCAGCGGTAGAACGTTTTGTAATTAATGTACAAGGAAAGCAAACCCACGGTTCTGCCCCTTGGAGCGGTACCGATCCAATCCTGATTTCAGCAAAAATCATAGACGGTTTACAAACTATAATAAGTCGGGATTCCAAACTGGTGGACGGCGCAGCAGTGATCACGGTTGGTAAAATAACCAGTGGTGTGCGGTTTAATATAATCCCAGAATCTGCGGAATTAATTGGAACCATAAGAACCTTGGATGCCGATATGAAGGCTAAAATCCTAAAAAGAATGAGCGAAATGGTACCTGCAATTGCTAAGGCTTATGGCGGGGATGCTAGCATAGAATTTCAGAATAATACGGCTATCACTTATAACGATCCTGCTTTAACAGAAAAAATGCTGCCTACCTTACAAAATATTGCGGGAAAAAATAAAGTGGAATTGGTTAAAGCTACAACCGGGGGAGAAGATTTTTCATTCTTTCAGGAAGTGGTGCCTGGATTTTACTTCTTTTTGGGAGGACAAACTCCAGGGGCCACAGATGCTGCACCGCACCACACTCCAGACTTTTTTATCGATGAAAGCGGCATGTTGTTGGGGGTAAAAGTAATGTCCCAATTGGCACTTGATTATTTACACAATTAA
- a CDS encoding patatin family protein encodes MRALVISGGGSKGAFAGGVAQYLIEEMGNDYDLFLGTSTGSLLISHLALNKTQKIKEVYTTVTQNSIFSNRPFLIKRIHGQDQISIDHFNVLRNFWRGKKTFGESGNLKKLIMDTVSRKDFEELKASNKEIVVTVSNISLNEIEYKSIHEYSYEDFCEWIWISCNYVPFMSLVQKNGCEYADGGFGSMVPIEEAIKRGATEIDAIILQTEVTYFNRLPSKNVFSLITNLFGFMLDRIENQNIRIGKFAAANKDVIINFYYTPTVLTTNSLIFDKVKMERWWESGFSFAKYKNEELNQIEP; translated from the coding sequence ATGCGGGCATTGGTAATTTCTGGAGGTGGCAGTAAAGGAGCTTTTGCGGGAGGGGTCGCACAGTATTTAATTGAAGAAATGGGCAATGACTACGACCTCTTTTTGGGTACTTCCACAGGTAGTCTATTGATTTCTCATTTAGCGCTGAACAAGACCCAGAAGATCAAGGAGGTTTATACCACAGTTACTCAAAACAGCATCTTTAGCAATAGGCCATTTTTAATTAAAAGAATACATGGGCAAGATCAAATTTCTATAGATCATTTTAATGTCCTTCGTAATTTTTGGAGGGGCAAGAAAACTTTTGGGGAGAGTGGCAACCTTAAAAAATTGATCATGGACACAGTTTCCAGAAAAGATTTTGAAGAGCTTAAAGCCAGCAATAAGGAGATTGTGGTAACAGTTTCCAATATCTCGTTGAATGAAATAGAATATAAATCCATACATGAATACAGTTATGAGGATTTTTGCGAGTGGATTTGGATCTCTTGCAATTATGTGCCGTTTATGAGCTTGGTCCAAAAGAATGGATGTGAATATGCCGATGGGGGTTTTGGATCTATGGTACCAATAGAAGAAGCAATTAAACGAGGCGCTACAGAAATTGATGCGATCATCCTTCAAACAGAAGTAACCTATTTTAATAGATTGCCATCAAAAAACGTGTTTTCGCTCATCACCAATTTATTTGGTTTTATGCTGGATAGAATCGAAAATCAGAATATAAGGATCGGAAAGTTCGCGGCAGCCAACAAAGACGTGATTATAAATTTCTATTATACTCCCACGGTGTTAACCACAAATTCCCTTATTTTTGATAAGGTAAAGATGGAACGTTGGTGGGAGAGTGGCTTTAGTTTTGCCAAATACAAAAATGAAGAATTGAACCAAATTGAACCTTAA